The following are encoded in a window of Halorarum salinum genomic DNA:
- the serA gene encoding phosphoglycerate dehydrogenase: MKVLVTDPVDDAGIELLGEAGHEVETGYDLEGGALLDAVADANALVVRSGTDVSRELFEAAPDLVIVARAGVGVDNIDIDAATDHGVIVANAPQGNIRAAAEHTVAMAFAVARSIPQAHTRLKDGEWAKGDYLGRELNNRTLGIVGLGRVGQEVAKRLDSVGMDLLVFDPYISEERAEQFGAELVEDLHDCLERADFATVHTPLLPETEGMIGAEELEALGDGYLVNVARGGLVDEAALAEAVENGPLAGAALDVFAEEPLPDDSPLLDVDDVIVTPHLGASTEAAQENVAIDAARQVLAAFAEEPVTSALNAPSMDESAFPRVKPYIDVAETAGRIAAQLLGERISSVEVHYEGEIADEEVDLVTASALKGVFSQLEYEVNAVNAPQLAEDRGIEVTESKTRQTEDFQSVVSVTVEDGDDSMSVDGTLFAGEDPRIVRIDGYRVDARPYGHMLVARNRDEPGVIGLVGTVLGEAGVNIAGMFNARETIGGEALTVYNLDGPVPAETLDRLLGDDRITEATTITLDGT, translated from the coding sequence ATGAAGGTACTCGTCACGGACCCGGTGGACGACGCCGGGATCGAGTTACTGGGGGAAGCGGGCCACGAGGTCGAGACGGGCTACGACCTCGAAGGCGGGGCGTTGCTGGATGCCGTCGCGGACGCGAACGCGCTCGTCGTGCGCTCGGGCACTGACGTGAGCCGGGAGCTGTTCGAGGCGGCGCCCGACCTCGTCATCGTCGCGCGGGCCGGCGTCGGCGTCGACAACATCGACATCGACGCGGCGACCGACCACGGCGTCATCGTCGCCAACGCCCCGCAGGGGAACATCCGCGCAGCCGCGGAACACACCGTCGCGATGGCGTTCGCCGTCGCCCGCTCCATCCCGCAGGCGCACACCCGCCTCAAGGACGGCGAGTGGGCGAAGGGCGACTACCTCGGCCGGGAGCTGAACAACAGGACGCTCGGCATCGTCGGCCTCGGCCGCGTCGGCCAGGAGGTCGCAAAGCGGCTCGACTCGGTCGGCATGGACCTGCTCGTCTTCGACCCGTACATCTCTGAGGAGCGCGCCGAGCAGTTCGGCGCCGAACTCGTCGAGGACCTCCACGACTGTCTCGAACGGGCCGACTTCGCGACCGTCCACACGCCGCTGCTGCCCGAGACGGAGGGGATGATCGGCGCCGAGGAACTGGAGGCGCTCGGCGACGGCTACCTCGTCAACGTCGCCCGCGGCGGCCTCGTGGACGAGGCCGCGCTCGCGGAGGCTGTCGAGAACGGCCCGCTCGCGGGCGCCGCGCTCGACGTGTTCGCCGAGGAGCCGCTCCCCGACGACTCCCCGCTGCTCGACGTCGACGACGTCATCGTCACCCCCCATCTCGGCGCCTCCACCGAGGCCGCCCAGGAGAACGTCGCCATCGACGCCGCGCGGCAGGTGCTCGCCGCCTTCGCGGAGGAGCCGGTGACGAGCGCGCTGAACGCCCCTTCGATGGACGAGTCGGCGTTCCCCCGCGTGAAGCCGTACATCGACGTCGCCGAGACCGCCGGGCGCATCGCCGCCCAGCTGCTCGGCGAGCGCATCTCGTCCGTCGAGGTCCACTACGAGGGGGAGATCGCCGACGAGGAGGTCGACCTCGTCACCGCATCGGCGCTGAAGGGCGTGTTCTCACAGCTCGAGTACGAGGTGAACGCCGTCAACGCCCCCCAGCTCGCCGAGGACCGCGGCATCGAGGTGACCGAGAGCAAGACCCGCCAGACGGAGGACTTCCAGAGCGTCGTCTCCGTCACCGTCGAGGACGGCGACGACTCGATGTCGGTCGACGGGACGCTGTTCGCGGGCGAGGACCCCCGCATCGTCCGCATCGACGGCTACCGCGTCGACGCGAGGCCGTACGGACACATGCTCGTCGCGCGCAACCGCGACGAACCGGGCGTCATCGGGCTCGTCGGCACCGTGCTCGGCGAGGCCGGAGTGAACATCGCGGGAATGTTCAACGCCCGCGAGACCATCGGCGGCGAGGCGCTCACCGTCTACAACCTCGACGGGCCGGTCCCCGCGGAGACGCTCGACCGACTGCTCGGGGACGACCGCATCACCGAGGCGACGACGATCACCCTCGACGGGACGTAG
- the thrC gene encoding threonine synthase, whose translation MSDLVLDEPARSAPPEADDGTWLECIACGATFAPFDAIRYTCDDCGGLLEARYDDLPTFDDFSGEGVWRYAAALPFSEGVSLPEGNTPLHEVPRLRESVGVNRLRIKHEGMNPTGSFKDRGMTVGVRVARELGVDRLACASTGNTSAALAAYGARAGMETLVLLPSGKVAAGKIAQASLHDARILEVDGNFDACLDIVQELATDGDVYLLNSLNPFRLEGQKTIGFEILEGFRADYGTYPDRIVLPVGNAGNTAALFKAFRELVAADELGPDEVPALTGVQAEGAAPMVEAVESGADEVRRWEEVETIATAIRIGNPVNAPKALPGIRETGGTAVAVSDEQITDAQRALAGEGVGVEPASAASVAGLRKLRERGVVDADEDVACLTTGHLLKDPDAAFAAGDDPEPVANDVDAVRALLE comes from the coding sequence ATGAGCGACCTCGTCCTCGACGAACCCGCGCGGTCGGCCCCGCCCGAAGCCGACGACGGCACCTGGCTGGAGTGCATCGCCTGCGGCGCGACGTTCGCGCCGTTCGACGCCATCCGGTACACCTGCGACGACTGCGGCGGGTTGCTGGAGGCGCGCTACGACGACCTTCCCACGTTCGACGACTTCTCGGGGGAGGGCGTCTGGCGGTACGCCGCGGCGCTTCCCTTCTCCGAGGGCGTCTCGCTACCGGAGGGGAACACCCCGCTCCACGAGGTCCCCCGCCTCCGCGAGTCGGTCGGCGTGAACCGCCTCCGGATCAAGCACGAGGGGATGAACCCCACGGGGTCGTTCAAGGACCGCGGGATGACCGTCGGCGTCCGCGTCGCCCGCGAACTCGGCGTCGACAGGCTGGCGTGTGCCTCCACGGGCAACACCTCCGCGGCGCTGGCAGCCTACGGCGCCCGCGCCGGCATGGAGACGCTCGTGCTCCTCCCGTCGGGCAAGGTCGCGGCCGGCAAGATCGCGCAGGCCAGCCTCCACGACGCCCGGATCCTGGAGGTCGACGGCAACTTCGACGCCTGCCTCGACATCGTCCAGGAACTCGCGACCGACGGCGACGTCTACCTCCTCAACTCGCTCAACCCGTTCCGGCTGGAGGGCCAGAAGACGATCGGCTTCGAGATCCTCGAGGGGTTCCGGGCCGACTACGGCACCTACCCCGACCGGATCGTCCTCCCCGTCGGCAACGCGGGCAACACGGCGGCGCTGTTCAAGGCGTTCCGCGAACTCGTTGCCGCGGACGAACTCGGACCCGACGAGGTGCCGGCGCTCACGGGCGTCCAGGCCGAGGGCGCCGCGCCGATGGTCGAGGCCGTCGAGTCGGGCGCCGACGAGGTCCGCCGCTGGGAGGAGGTCGAGACGATCGCGACCGCCATCCGCATCGGCAACCCGGTGAACGCGCCGAAGGCGCTCCCCGGCATCCGCGAGACGGGCGGCACCGCCGTCGCCGTGAGCGACGAGCAGATCACGGACGCCCAGCGCGCGCTCGCCGGCGAGGGCGTCGGCGTCGAACCGGCCTCGGCCGCCTCGGTCGCCGGGCTCCGCAAACTCCGCGAGCGCGGCGTCGTCGACGCAGACGAGGACGTGGCCTGCCTCACGACCGGCCACCTGCTGAAGGACCCCGACGCCGCCTTCGCCGCCGGCGACGACCCCGAACCCGTGGCGAACGACGTCGACGCGGTGCGCGCGCTGCTGGAGTGA
- a CDS encoding pyridoxal-phosphate-dependent aminotransferase family protein — translation MTDDDFLLLNPGPVPVREEVLAAMGEPMVSHRSADFEAVYERAQDGLDYVFECSTPDGESTSAGGTSIVLNGTATMGMEAAVANLVGDGDEVVSLVNGKFGRRFARIAERYTDEVVRVDADWGESIDVADVEAAVSDDTALVTTVHNETSTGLVNPTEAVGEVAAEHDARFVVDGVTCIGGAEFRVDDWNVDVALTDAQKAIETPPGISAMYLADGVEEHLDGESAPFYEDLDWHLRKAGQHQTPFTSAVPLFRALAVAVEGIESETMPTRIERHRRQAAAFREGFVGMGLDLFSNPDGESELSNTVTAIALPESIRGDADDFFDAVAERNVSISGGQAHLGGEIFRVSNMGSLSDEQILRGVRTVGEAMGDAGVDVDLEAGLDAAEAELE, via the coding sequence ATGACCGACGACGACTTCCTGCTGCTCAACCCCGGGCCGGTGCCGGTCCGCGAGGAGGTGCTGGCGGCGATGGGCGAACCGATGGTGTCGCACCGCTCGGCCGACTTCGAAGCGGTCTACGAACGCGCACAGGACGGGCTGGACTACGTGTTCGAGTGCTCGACCCCGGACGGCGAGTCCACCTCGGCCGGCGGGACCAGCATCGTCCTCAACGGGACGGCGACGATGGGAATGGAGGCCGCGGTCGCCAACCTCGTCGGCGACGGCGACGAGGTCGTCTCGCTCGTCAACGGCAAGTTCGGCCGGCGCTTCGCCCGCATCGCCGAGCGGTACACCGACGAGGTCGTTCGGGTGGACGCCGACTGGGGCGAGTCGATCGACGTCGCCGACGTCGAGGCCGCCGTCTCCGACGACACGGCGCTCGTCACGACGGTCCACAACGAGACCTCGACGGGGCTGGTGAACCCCACCGAGGCGGTCGGCGAGGTCGCGGCCGAGCACGACGCCCGGTTCGTCGTCGACGGCGTCACCTGCATCGGCGGCGCCGAGTTCCGGGTCGACGACTGGAACGTCGACGTCGCGCTCACGGACGCCCAGAAGGCCATCGAGACGCCGCCGGGCATCTCCGCGATGTACCTGGCCGACGGCGTCGAGGAGCACCTCGACGGCGAGTCGGCGCCGTTCTACGAGGACCTCGACTGGCACCTGCGGAAGGCCGGCCAGCACCAGACGCCGTTCACCTCGGCGGTCCCGCTGTTCCGCGCGCTCGCGGTCGCCGTCGAGGGCATCGAGTCGGAGACGATGCCGACCCGCATCGAGCGCCACCGCCGCCAGGCCGCCGCGTTCCGCGAGGGCTTCGTCGGCATGGGGCTGGACCTGTTCTCGAACCCCGATGGCGAGTCGGAACTGTCGAACACGGTGACCGCGATCGCGCTGCCGGAGTCCATCCGGGGCGACGCCGACGACTTCTTCGACGCCGTCGCCGAGCGCAACGTCTCCATCTCGGGCGGGCAGGCCCACCTCGGCGGGGAGATATTCCGCGTCTCGAACATGGGGTCGCTGTCGGACGAGCAGATCCTCCGCGGGGTCCGGACCGTCGGCGAGGCGATGGGCGACGCCGGCGTCGACGTGGACCTCGAGGCGGGCCTCGACGCCGCGGAAGCGGAACTGGAGTAG
- a CDS encoding chemotaxis protein CheW: MSESGVATELEVLEFSVGGEEYCIGLEGVEEVVRMDGALTPLPNADRSVLGVMDLRGRTTSVLDPGVAFGAGGSRASAANGDGVEYVVVLSGDDGTGTEATGWLVDEVNRMVSIGEDAVDTSVADGPVRGVLKGEDGFTVWVDPGRVN; the protein is encoded by the coding sequence ATGAGCGAATCCGGCGTCGCGACCGAACTCGAGGTGCTCGAGTTCTCCGTCGGCGGCGAGGAGTACTGCATCGGACTGGAGGGCGTCGAGGAGGTCGTCCGGATGGACGGGGCGCTCACGCCGCTCCCGAACGCGGACCGGTCGGTGCTCGGCGTGATGGACCTTCGCGGACGGACCACGTCCGTCCTCGACCCCGGGGTCGCCTTCGGCGCGGGCGGGTCACGCGCGTCCGCCGCGAACGGCGACGGCGTCGAGTACGTCGTCGTGCTCTCGGGGGACGACGGAACCGGAACGGAGGCGACGGGGTGGCTCGTGGACGAAGTGAACCGCATGGTGAGCATCGGCGAGGACGCGGTGGACACGTCCGTCGCCGACGGGCCGGTCCGGGGCGTGCTGAAGGGCGAGGACGGGTTCACCGTCTGGGTCGACCCGGGTCGGGTGAACTGA
- a CDS encoding VOC family protein, producing the protein MDARAIDHATLHVPSDGLADAAAFYRDALGFDLEGVDRFEAGETPFFDVRLAPEHLLHLWPTEEFTEPDGTNYDHLALVVEQSVEELEAELADAGVEVERRLENPTGATGRAPAVYVRDPFGYRLELKQPVGE; encoded by the coding sequence ATGGACGCACGAGCCATCGACCACGCGACGCTCCACGTCCCGAGCGACGGGCTCGCGGACGCCGCGGCGTTCTACCGCGACGCGCTCGGCTTCGACCTGGAGGGGGTCGACCGGTTCGAGGCGGGCGAGACGCCGTTCTTCGACGTGCGGCTGGCGCCTGAGCACCTCCTCCACCTCTGGCCGACCGAGGAGTTCACGGAACCGGACGGGACGAACTACGACCACCTGGCGCTCGTCGTCGAGCAGTCGGTCGAGGAACTCGAGGCCGAACTGGCCGACGCCGGGGTCGAGGTCGAACGGCGGCTGGAGAACCCGACCGGTGCGACGGGACGCGCACCTGCGGTGTACGTGCGGGACCCGTTCGGGTACCGCCTGGAGCTGAAACAGCCCGTGGGGGAGTGA
- a CDS encoding methyl-accepting chemotaxis protein yields the protein MSSHTTNDGRTVESAVEEELDDVEDGVSDALAELQGASEEIAGRTDAIVDLGREQSEGMGEVRSEVTDMSAAVEEVASSAEEVAAESQEVSDLASEGRQSARNVIDAMDEVRHASTTVSERVRKIDDGVDEIDVIIDVINGIADQTNLLALNASIEAARAGEAGAGFSVVAEEIKSLAEESQQRAADVESTLDGIKSDTSSAVDALDESDERVEDGIKEVDNAMENLEDISDSVDELDVGVTQVATATDQQAASAEEISAMVDQTAENADRILTEAREIDAAVREQSDAIRNAGEHVDAIDDVAEDVLADERP from the coding sequence GTGTCATCACACACCACGAACGACGGGCGGACGGTTGAATCGGCCGTAGAGGAAGAACTGGACGACGTCGAGGACGGGGTGTCCGACGCGCTCGCGGAGCTCCAGGGGGCCTCCGAGGAGATCGCCGGCAGGACCGACGCGATCGTGGACCTCGGCCGCGAACAGAGCGAGGGGATGGGCGAGGTTCGCTCGGAGGTCACGGACATGAGCGCCGCCGTCGAGGAGGTCGCCTCCTCGGCCGAGGAGGTCGCGGCCGAGAGCCAGGAGGTCAGCGACCTCGCCAGCGAGGGCCGCCAGTCGGCCAGGAACGTCATCGACGCGATGGACGAGGTCCGACACGCCTCGACCACCGTCTCCGAGCGCGTCCGGAAGATCGACGACGGCGTCGACGAGATCGACGTCATCATCGACGTCATCAACGGCATCGCCGACCAGACGAACCTGCTCGCGTTGAACGCGAGCATCGAGGCCGCTCGGGCGGGCGAGGCCGGCGCCGGATTCTCGGTGGTCGCCGAGGAGATCAAGTCGCTCGCGGAGGAGTCCCAGCAGCGCGCCGCCGACGTCGAGTCGACGCTCGACGGCATCAAGTCCGACACGTCCTCGGCGGTCGACGCGCTCGACGAGAGCGACGAGCGGGTCGAAGACGGAATCAAGGAAGTCGATAATGCAATGGAGAATCTCGAGGACATCTCCGACTCCGTCGACGAACTCGACGTCGGCGTCACCCAGGTCGCCACCGCGACCGACCAGCAGGCCGCGAGCGCCGAGGAGATCTCCGCGATGGTGGACCAGACGGCCGAGAACGCGGACCGGATCCTCACGGAGGCCCGCGAGATCGACGCCGCGGTGCGCGAGCAGTCGGACGCCATCCGGAACGCCGGCGAACACGTCGACGCCATCGACGACGTCGCCGAGGACGTGCTGGCCGACGAGCGACCCTAG
- the serB gene encoding phosphoserine phosphatase SerB, whose protein sequence is MHVVAFDFDGTLSDSEMTVLLGDREGVAGEMAEITERAMNDEISYAESLRKRAGLLEGLDEGLAEDAYGEVSLRPDAADVIERLRERGHHVAVLTGGFERGVERALEREGVEVDEIVANRLPVSGGRLTGTVEGPLIEGTKDEQLERLADERDVPLDRTVAVGDGANDLPMLEVAGLAIGYEPKPAVEPACDLVVGSMAELSDLLEDEGLLVPDVRNER, encoded by the coding sequence ATGCACGTCGTCGCGTTCGACTTCGACGGGACGCTCTCGGACTCCGAGATGACGGTTCTGCTGGGCGATCGGGAGGGAGTCGCCGGGGAGATGGCGGAGATCACGGAGCGGGCGATGAACGACGAGATCAGCTACGCCGAGAGCCTCCGGAAGCGCGCGGGCCTCCTGGAGGGGCTCGACGAGGGACTCGCGGAGGATGCGTACGGCGAGGTCAGCCTGCGGCCCGACGCGGCCGACGTGATCGAGCGCCTCCGCGAGCGAGGCCACCACGTCGCAGTCCTGACCGGCGGGTTCGAGCGCGGCGTCGAGCGGGCGCTCGAACGCGAGGGGGTCGAGGTGGACGAGATCGTCGCCAACCGGCTCCCGGTCTCGGGCGGTCGGCTCACGGGCACCGTGGAGGGGCCGCTCATCGAGGGCACCAAGGACGAACAGCTGGAGCGGCTGGCCGACGAGCGGGACGTCCCCCTCGACCGGACCGTCGCGGTCGGCGACGGGGCGAACGACCTCCCGATGCTGGAGGTCGCCGGGCTGGCGATCGGCTACGAGCCGAAGCCGGCCGTCGAACCGGCCTGCGACCTCGTCGTCGGGTCGATGGCGGAACTCTCGGATCTGCTGGAGGACGAGGGGCTGCTGGTCCCCGACGTGCGGAACGAGCGGTAG
- a CDS encoding DUF5828 family protein yields the protein MEESISGFKVRGDWGDVVEHGERITRALQEAGVREATSEAFEEWNEWRPKVHERLGEDVNEKTAEQASVGEGEGEKAGKTPEDDLQTAGEKLSESYEKVDNGDSEGALDSWKDSIDHVARAADSAGRKAVRKVEDTVYRKVMTQIAPYYFDNELVSANIQKTTRGEEEGPAFVFEVNVNDDELKAEVSERLGEYEDEVDRWHVDTEKEMESAEAAEGVEPPAETIEDASEGRSKSTTN from the coding sequence ATGGAGGAGAGCATCTCCGGGTTCAAGGTCCGCGGGGACTGGGGGGACGTCGTCGAACACGGCGAGCGGATCACCCGGGCCCTCCAGGAGGCCGGCGTCCGCGAGGCGACGTCGGAGGCGTTCGAGGAGTGGAACGAGTGGCGCCCGAAGGTCCACGAGCGCCTCGGCGAGGACGTGAACGAGAAGACCGCGGAACAGGCCAGCGTGGGCGAGGGCGAGGGCGAGAAGGCCGGCAAGACCCCGGAGGACGACCTCCAGACCGCCGGCGAGAAACTCTCGGAGTCCTACGAGAAGGTCGACAACGGCGACAGCGAGGGCGCGCTCGACTCCTGGAAGGACTCCATCGACCACGTCGCCCGCGCGGCCGACTCGGCGGGCCGGAAGGCCGTCCGGAAGGTCGAGGACACCGTCTACCGGAAGGTGATGACCCAGATCGCGCCGTACTACTTCGACAACGAACTCGTCTCCGCGAACATCCAGAAGACCACCCGCGGCGAGGAGGAGGGCCCAGCGTTCGTCTTCGAGGTGAACGTCAACGACGACGAGCTGAAGGCGGAGGTGTCCGAGCGCCTCGGCGAGTACGAGGACGAGGTCGACCGATGGCACGTGGACACCGAGAAGGAGATGGAGTCCGCCGAGGCCGCGGAGGGCGTCGAGCCGCCCGCCGAGACCATCGAAGACGCCAGCGAGGGGCGGTCCAAGTCGACTACCAACTGA
- a CDS encoding helix-turn-helix domain-containing protein: MSDAPDMEDLVNAEEPTFQHVMACVFGIQEHESRTYLVLREHPGSTVEELAEVLDRDRSNVNRSLTTLLEKNLAERERRLLDPGGYVYQYTATPLEEAKGMLHAALDEWAETVHGRIEEFGDPGRDPERSQP, translated from the coding sequence ATGAGCGACGCACCCGACATGGAGGACCTCGTGAACGCCGAGGAGCCGACGTTCCAGCACGTGATGGCGTGCGTCTTCGGCATTCAGGAGCACGAGAGCCGCACCTACCTCGTCCTCCGCGAGCACCCGGGCAGCACCGTGGAGGAGCTCGCGGAGGTGCTCGACCGGGACCGCTCGAACGTGAACCGCTCGCTGACGACGCTGCTGGAGAAGAACCTCGCCGAGCGCGAGCGCCGCCTGCTCGACCCCGGCGGCTACGTCTACCAGTACACCGCGACCCCGCTCGAGGAGGCCAAGGGGATGCTCCACGCCGCGCTCGACGAGTGGGCCGAGACGGTTCACGGTCGCATCGAGGAGTTCGGCGATCCGGGACGCGACCCGGAGCGGTCTCAGCCGTAA
- a CDS encoding MazG nucleotide pyrophosphohydrolase domain-containing protein: MDEQDRVAAFLDRHDLESDPEFRVLDLVSEVGEIAKGANVSTGYGDDREALDVARDELGDALFSLLSVCEALDVDAGEALAEALDKYETRMAESGDPGSGE; the protein is encoded by the coding sequence ATGGACGAACAGGACCGCGTGGCGGCGTTCCTCGACCGGCACGACCTCGAGAGCGACCCGGAGTTCCGGGTGCTCGACCTGGTCTCGGAGGTGGGCGAGATCGCGAAGGGGGCGAACGTCTCGACCGGGTACGGCGACGACCGGGAGGCCCTCGACGTCGCCCGCGACGAACTCGGCGACGCGCTGTTCTCGCTGCTCTCCGTCTGCGAGGCCCTCGACGTCGACGCCGGCGAGGCCCTGGCGGAGGCGCTCGACAAGTACGAGACCCGGATGGCGGAGTCGGGCGACCCCGGTTCCGGGGAGTAA
- a CDS encoding outer membrane protein assembly factor BamB family protein translates to MSAPFAPPSAGLPRSDGDADASRRPRHVGRRSLLAGIGTVGLPTLAGCSAVDEAVDGERRRFPEGDWPMVGRDARNSSSFPDARAPRSVEKRWEAPIGTWPFTGPVSADGLVLLPADGRLHAFSTRTGEEEWVADLPHDVGGTPAISGDGLVCVSTRERTGDGDGAFLHGYGLQDGRRLWSRRLGPGRPYAVRVDDGTAFVRTSTACVAADVADGEPLWRTDGFDPIEYDEYNLDGVYAIEAAPTVADGRVYVPARNALVALGREGGAERWRVDVPYCYASPSVGPDGTVYARGHAEGVAAVTPDGSVIWRVDDGGVGAPAVTDDAVFLAYADLVEVGRGEGAERWRYDLRADFVGATPVAFSDVVVGMGVRPGAVRRRSRPFGLLGRGRRWTLPDSAADVVSPCVADGRLFVVDSIRGRLLAYG, encoded by the coding sequence GTGTCAGCCCCGTTCGCCCCTCCCTCCGCCGGACTTCCCCGAAGCGACGGGGACGCCGATGCAAGTCGCCGCCCGCGCCACGTCGGCCGGCGAAGCCTCCTCGCCGGCATCGGCACGGTCGGCCTCCCGACGCTCGCGGGGTGTAGCGCGGTCGACGAGGCCGTCGACGGCGAGCGCAGGCGGTTCCCCGAGGGCGACTGGCCGATGGTCGGACGGGACGCCCGGAACTCCTCGTCGTTCCCCGACGCGCGGGCGCCCCGGTCGGTCGAGAAACGGTGGGAGGCGCCGATCGGCACCTGGCCGTTCACCGGTCCCGTCTCGGCGGACGGACTCGTACTCCTGCCCGCCGACGGGCGCCTCCACGCGTTCTCGACGCGAACCGGCGAGGAGGAGTGGGTCGCGGACCTCCCCCACGACGTCGGCGGGACGCCCGCGATAAGCGGGGACGGCCTCGTCTGCGTCTCGACCCGCGAGCGAACCGGCGACGGGGACGGGGCGTTCCTCCACGGCTACGGTCTGCAGGACGGCCGGCGCCTCTGGAGCCGGCGCCTCGGGCCGGGGCGGCCGTACGCCGTCCGGGTCGACGACGGGACGGCGTTCGTCCGCACCTCGACCGCCTGCGTCGCCGCGGACGTCGCCGACGGCGAACCGCTGTGGCGAACCGACGGGTTCGACCCGATCGAGTACGACGAGTACAACCTCGACGGTGTCTACGCGATCGAGGCGGCCCCGACGGTCGCCGACGGTCGGGTGTACGTCCCGGCGCGGAACGCCCTCGTCGCGCTCGGCCGGGAGGGGGGCGCCGAACGCTGGCGGGTCGACGTTCCCTACTGCTACGCCTCGCCGTCCGTCGGCCCGGACGGAACGGTGTACGCGCGTGGCCACGCGGAGGGAGTCGCCGCCGTCACGCCGGACGGGTCGGTGATCTGGCGGGTCGACGACGGCGGCGTCGGCGCGCCCGCCGTGACCGACGACGCCGTGTTCCTCGCGTACGCCGACCTCGTCGAGGTCGGGCGCGGGGAGGGGGCGGAGCGCTGGCGATACGACCTCCGGGCGGACTTCGTCGGGGCGACGCCGGTCGCCTTCTCGGACGTGGTCGTCGGCATGGGCGTTCGTCCCGGGGCGGTCCGCCGCCGGTCGCGACCGTTCGGTCTCCTCGGCCGCGGACGTCGGTGGACGCTCCCCGACTCCGCTGCGGACGTCGTCTCGCCGTGCGTCGCCGACGGACGCCTGTTCGTCGTCGACTCGATCCGGGGGCGACTGCTCGCTTACGGCTGA